GACAAAGATAATTAAAAATACCATGATATATGTCCCCAATTTTTAAAATGAATTCATATGTTTGGTTTTCTATGCTACTTTTCATACgaaaaatacaaaatgtgCGATTTGCCGACGGGAAAAGGTAGACGTTGCCATCCGATTTCGCGAACACAACATTATGCAAAAATCATAAGTCCATacaaacaaaaaacaacacGGTATATCTAAATGCATGAGAAAGGTATACAACGAATCTAGACATGTGTAACCACCTGTTACGACACAGAGGATCACGTAAATGATACCTTCTCATGAccattattatatttaaaagAATCACAAACAGTTAAACACTAGTGACACAATTACACCTTTACTTATACGCCATGATATAGTACAACTAATAGTCACTATTACGCGTTGGTCTGCTGATACCCCATGATCAAAGAGTTTAGCAGTCATACGTGGCATAATATGCTCATTGATACATTTTAACTAATGCTTCACGGCTAATACAAGTGGTTTGCCTAAATGTGTAAGTATATTGGGTGTTTATATGGCTGTTATCATGATGGCCCCAACAGTCGAGGCTGAATCTACCAAAACAAAGAGTTTTGGCATAGAAATAGTAGACCCTAAGTTGATGCCAGTACCTTGCATCAGCCCTATATTACGGCttgcaatatatctatactatATTCTCTCTGCTGGATGTATCTACTGGGGATGGAATGGCCTCCAAGAGATACTATACAAGGCGGGCGCTTTTGCAGATTATTGTGAAATAAAGGATGGAATTGAAGCAACGTACAAAACTTTATATGGCGTTCAATATATAGGTGAGTCTCTTTTGTTCTATGATACTGGCATGTTCAGATTGCCCCGAAAGAGCAGGTGGCATCAACAACTTGTATACACTTGCGTATTCCACccattttatttgttcATTCCTTGGAGGATGGCTGTTGGATAGATTTGGCCCTCGCATATGCTTTTTAGTGGGTCAGTTCTTCTCTATTTTGGCGTGGTTAtctattttctgttttccTAAGAGTCCCGTGGTACTTCGCTTGtcatttgttgttgttggcTTATGTTGTGAGGCATGTTACATACCCATGCTTTCAGTCAGCAAATACTTTCCTAATGGCTCATCTACTGTTATAGCTATTATGGGCTCCTGCCGTTCGCTTTCATTTTTCGTGCCTACTCTTTTGtcatggatatataatgttgaaGGATTTAAAGCCGAACATCTTTACATAATcggtatatgttacatattgATATCCAATGTATTCTGCTTTGTTTCAGGATTCTTCATTATGCCCACTGTCATCCCTGTTCCACCATCGGAGAAGATAAATGGAAAAGAGGCTAGTTATGAGCTAGGACACGCTGTGGAGACTAATGAAGGTAACAAACCAAATGTGTTACAATCTATAAAGAATGGGTTTAACAGCCCACAATTGCTGGAGTTTCTAATTCTTGGCGCTGCTGTATGTCTTTTTATGCCCGCCATCGAATTTGTCAACAAATCACAAGGTGACCTTCTTGTGGCATCGGGTGATGGCGGCGATGCTACCAGTGTATTCAAGTACTTCAACATATTGACTTTTGTGCCCGGCCCATTTCTGGGTGCGCTTATGGACAGAGTTGGTCCTGCCATTGTTATGCACTTTTTGCATTTGTGTGCATTGTTGTACTATACATCTACTGTCTTTGATGTTTATGCAATGAAGATTGTGGCATGCTGCTTTTACCTTTTGGCGGGTTCGCTGTGCATTTCTACCGCCTATTGTTACGTAAACACAAGGTTCCCATCCCAGTACTTCGGTGCATTAGTTACGCTGATCTTTGGTTGTGCGGGATTGGTTTCTTTGATCAACATACCACTTTACAATTGGGGGTTAAGCTTAAATACTCTCCCTAAAGAACAGCGCTTCCGCCCATTGTCCTTTTTATTCATGGTAGGTAACAACCATTAGTCTCAGATGTGTTCAGGGATATATGGGAGCTGCCTCCTTACTGAGTGCTACACTCATATACCTCTCAGTAATTCGTTCTAAGAGAGGTTGTGGTGGACACATCACCGTCTAAATGCACATGTAAAATACATTCACGGAATACATGTGCAGTAATCTGACATTCTAATTTTCAAAACCATAAAAGTTCGATATGCTGTTCAACGTCACACTCGTGATTAACGCATTACTATCGCCATGCATCAATACGCTCTGTAGTTTGCGTTCCTCGAATGTCAGTCCCATGAGGAAAGTATCATCGCACGTGTCGTTGCGTCGTAGCAGATAAAGACGTCTTTTACATTCAGCTTCCTTCAATATCTTATGGAAATTATCTATTGGCCACTCGTTCTCCGGTAGCCTGTGcattattttaaatatgaaAGCTCTACCAACAAATTACAGAGTTCGTATCCAAGTTGAAAATAGAAGGGAGACAGCAACCCTAGAGCTGTGGCAGTTGGTTCCGCAAGCAATGCCCCAACGTTATTATAGTATGCTGGAAAGCTGATTTTACACAATCCACTCGTATAAAGATGTTTTGCATAGAAAAGATGCAAGTCTAAATCATCTTCCGGTAAAACCTGATGGATATAAAAACTCCTTGCAATAGGCTTACTTCATCAATTCGTATGTTTAGCCTATGTTCTTCCAAAGCTTTAGGAGAAAGGAAAGCCATTCCCGGTAATGGGCATATAACCTTGCAGGGTATTTTCTACAGATAATAAAAACCATGAAGATATACCCACCAGAAAATCAATGTGCCGAGATCTTCCGCGATTGTTTGCGACAATCTCCTCAACTTGTTTGTCCATCATAGTCCTTAAGTAACCACACACCTTGATTACCACCGTCTAACAGTGCAATGTGTAAGACTACACCATGTTATACTGTGTTAATATTGTATCAATCGCTAACACATTGCACAGATGGATACGTTTGCTATCTCATCCATTCTATCTGAGTGTATTAACTCTAAAGTAACGATAGGAAATAGGGGATGGTTATGAATTGCACCAGCAAGTGAGGCTGGGATTCCAACATCCAGAACATACAACCAGAAACTATCTGAATACACGACAGtgataaatattatatgaaatAATTTCCATTATTCGCAAGACATGCCTCAAATAAAATGAAAGTATAATGGGTAAAAGGAAGACAAAAAAGGTTCAATTGAGTCGGACTCAATTGTTGCAGAAGCGTCGTGGTAAACCAGATAAAGAATTTTTGTGTTACTATTGCCAACATGAAAAATCAGTGGCTGTGAAAATGTAAGTGGCACAGTATAGCGTCCTCATAGTACCTAGAGATAATCAATCAGGCGTTGGACTTTTAAATTGTAGAACATGTGGTGTAAAGTTTTCTACACGGGTTACACTATTAGATGAAGCAATCGATGTATACGCGGTGTGGATGGATGTGTGCCGGGAGGGTCAATTGGCTGAACCATCGTCTAAAATAAGGGATACGGTAAATCATAAAATTCCCCAAGATAAAGGAAGTTCAACGGTTGATCCATCTAAAATAGTACCAATTAAACTAGCTACGTATGGATCAGACATTTCTGGAACAGCTACAGGGGAAGATTATGTTGATACGACAATTCAATCTAAGTCTCATAATCACGATGTGATAACTAAGTTCATAAATGACGATGTTATATCCCCGGTGTTTTCGCGTATAAGCGGTGGAACTCGTCGGAAGCGTATAATTGACGCTGTTGATGATACAAACTATATACCTGAGTTCACTGCAGGTGGGATGGCTGAAGACAGCTTGTTCGAAGATGATTAAAGTCTCTTATGCTATTTTTTATTGTTGATATGAATCGtgatttttgttttattgaGGTATTTTCTGTTCAGTAACGGGGTGTATGGATCGACTATTTATCATATAATGGTGGCATCCAACCATGAAACTATAGGAAGCACAATGTTGTTGAGTACGCCTATTGTGAATAGCAAGCATGTGGTGATAGAGATTCGTGGCGGAAGCATGGCTATGAATGAACTGTCATGCCAAGAGCTGCTATACAAGGTGAAAGGGACATGCCGTGTTTCCGGTATAAGGCCCAACGGATTCATCACTTATAGGGACTGTAAGCAGCTGTTGTCTGATAGTGattatattgcaaatattgATTCAAGGTTTGAATGCATTCTTGCACGATTGTATCCGGTGTCTGCTATTATACTTCATGACTCCGTCTTGGTTGTTGCCAACGGAAATATGAACTTGGATGGATTTCTCCGTACCTTGTGTAATATCACACGCGAATATCACCTTCAATATGTGGACATTACATCTTCGCGGCGTCAATGCAGGGGAGGTACCGATGATATTGAGGTGTCTATTGATCTGACACTTCCCTTCGAAGTGAAAGTTTTAGAATGTTGTTATAACGCTGCCCTGGTACAATTAAATGAAGATATGACTGCAATTGAGGAAAAGTTTAAGGTTGTGGAGCAAATGCTTTTGGGGAAGCGTCCTTACCAAGAAATAAACATGGTACTACACAATTTAAAGCAGCCTGTTGTCAATATGTGTGAAATTTTAAAAGGCTTTACTGAAATGATGGATGAATTTTTGAATGATGAACGCCAAGACAACTATGCTCTATACAACGATTACGTAGACCCCCTTAGTTTACCACGGAATAGACTGGCATATCACTTCCTAGGCAGTATCACGTGTGTCCCCCAAAGGGCGTCTAGGGTATGCATTACTATCTGTACAGGGCCTAATGAAGCAATGCCTTTCTAGTGTTGACGTCACAGTGACATAAGGAGCCAACAGTAATCCTATAATCCACTGACAATGATACATCTCTATATAACGTTGACTCAGACGAATGCGTTGCATTTTAGACGTCATGTTAAGGTCCGGCACCTTAGAGACACTGCTAATAAGCATTGTTATTAACCCATAATTGCACAGTCCTTGACAACGTTGGGCACTATTGGCCATGACATACTAGTCCATATGTAACATTGTATAACACTGTGGTCTACCACTGATGCCTAAGTACTATTACTTTATGATAACCTCGTTTTCATCAAGGTATTCCAAGATTTATAATTTACCTGGAACAATGATATCAAGATAGACGCATTGCCTGCTGCTCATGCTCACTCGATGATAAATACTTCCAGATTTGTTTTTCAACTGCGAGCTCTATTGGTTCGTTACAGTCTTCTGGGATCATAGAGGCCAAATCAGGTGGCAACAAATTAAGTAGGGTAGTTCTGCTTCCCGGCTCGGGCAGCATATACC
This is a stretch of genomic DNA from Babesia bovis T2Bo chromosome 1, whole genome shotgun sequence. It encodes these proteins:
- a CDS encoding GINS complex family protein, whose amino-acid sequence is MMDKQVEEIVANNRGRSRHIDFLKIPCKVICPLPGMAFLSPKALEEHRLNIRIDEVLPEDDLDLHLFYAKHLYTSGLCKISFPAYYNNVGALLAEPTATALGLLSPFYFQLGYELCNLLPENEWPIDNFHKILKEAECKRRLYLLRRNDTCDDTFLMGLTFEERKLQSVLMHGDSNALITSVTLNSISNFYGFEN
- a CDS encoding Major Facilitator Superfamily protein — translated: MAVIMMAPTVEAESTKTKSFGIEIVDPKLMPVPCISPILRLAIYLYYILSAGCIYWGWNGLQEILYKAGAFADYCEIKDGIEATYKTLYGVQYIDCPERAGGINNLYTLAYSTHFICSFLGGWLLDRFGPRICFLVGQFFSILAWLSIFCFPKSPVVLRLSFVVVGLCCEACYIPMLSVSKYFPNGSSTVIAIMGSCRSLSFFVPTLLSWIYNVEGFKAEHLYIIGICYILISNVFCFVSGFFIMPTVIPVPPSEKINGKEASYELGHAVETNEGNKPNVLQSIKNGFNSPQLLEFLILGAAVCLFMPAIEFVNKSQGDLLVASGDGGDATSVFKYFNILTFVPGPFLGALMDRVGPAIVMHFLHLCALLYYTSTVFDVYAMKIVACCFYLLAGSLCISTAYCYVNTRFPSQYFGALVTLIFGCAGLVSLINIPLYNWGLSLNTLPKEQRFRPLSFLFMGYMGAASLLSATLIYLSVIRSKRGCGGHITV
- a CDS encoding Transcription elongation factor Elf1 like family protein; this translates as MGKRKTKKVQLSRTQLLQKRRGKPDKEFLCYYCQHEKSVAVKIDNQSGVGLLNCRTCGVKFSTRVTLLDEAIDVYAVWMDVCREGQLAEPSSKIRDTVNHKIPQDKGSSTVDPSKIVPIKLATYGSDISGTATGEDYVDTTIQSKSHNHDVITKFINDDVISPVFSRISGGTRRKRIIDAVDDTNYIPEFTAGGMAEDSLFEDD